A single genomic interval of Terriglobales bacterium harbors:
- a CDS encoding DUF503 domain-containing protein gives MVALLTLELRIEAAHSLKDKRQVVRSLKDRLRAKFNVSVAELDHTDLWQRATIGVVSISDSRDYLDSLMQSVERHSLRVVNNAGAEVEDSYLEFLG, from the coding sequence TTGGTCGCGCTACTCACCCTCGAGCTCCGCATCGAAGCTGCGCATTCTTTGAAGGACAAGCGTCAGGTAGTCCGCAGTTTAAAGGACCGCCTCCGCGCGAAATTCAATGTGTCTGTTGCCGAGTTGGACCACACCGATCTTTGGCAACGTGCGACCATTGGCGTAGTTAGCATCTCAGATTCCCGGGACTACCTGGATAGCCTGATGCAGAGCGTGGAACGCCACTCGTTGCGGGTAGTGAATAACGCCGGAGCCGAAGTCGAGGATTCATATCTGGAATTTCTAGGATGA